The following are from one region of the Phyllostomus discolor isolate MPI-MPIP mPhyDis1 chromosome 9, mPhyDis1.pri.v3, whole genome shotgun sequence genome:
- the PXMP4 gene encoding peroxisomal membrane protein 4 isoform X2: MAAPSQLQGLLLAVNILLRKRRYHAALAALKGFRNGAVYGAKIRAPHALVMTFLFRSGRSPCTCCHASCLPCAAWEWRRATFLNLSGTHSHCSPQ, encoded by the exons ATGGCAGCTCCGTCGCAACTGCAGGGTCTACTCCTGGCCGTCAACATTCTGCTGCGCAAGCGCCGCTACCACGCGGCGTTGGCGGCGCTTAAAGGCTTCCGGAACGGGGCTGT CTATGGAGCCAAAATCCGGGCCCCTCATGCACTGGTCATGACCTTTCTCTTTCGGAGTGGCAG ATCACCATGTACCTGTTGTCACGCCTCCTGTTTGCCCTGTGCCGCCTGGGAGTGGAGAAGGGCTACATTCCTGAACCTAAGTGGGACCCATTCCCACTGTTCACCGCAGTAA
- the PXMP4 gene encoding peroxisomal membrane protein 4 isoform X1, translated as MAAPSQLQGLLLAVNILLRKRRYHAALAALKGFRNGAVYGAKIRAPHALVMTFLFRSGSLREKLRAILQATYTHSSNLARFVFAYKGLCALQSRVQGKTYQVHSFLAAFFGALLVFGDNNNINSQITMYLLSRLLFALCRLGVEKGYIPEPKWDPFPLFTAVMWGLVLWLFEYHRSTLQPSLQSSMTYLYEDSNVWHDISDFLIYNKRRPSK; from the exons ATGGCAGCTCCGTCGCAACTGCAGGGTCTACTCCTGGCCGTCAACATTCTGCTGCGCAAGCGCCGCTACCACGCGGCGTTGGCGGCGCTTAAAGGCTTCCGGAACGGGGCTGT CTATGGAGCCAAAATCCGGGCCCCTCATGCACTGGTCATGACCTTTCTCTTTCGGAGTGGCAG CCTCCGAGAGAAGCTCCGGGCCATCCTGCAGGCCACGTATACCCACTCTTCTAACCTGGCCCGCTTCGTGTTCGCCTACAAGGGGCTCTGTGCCCTGCAGTCCCGTGTGCAGGGCAAGACCTACCAGGTGCACTCATTCCTGGCCGCCTTCTTTGGGGCCTTGCTGGTGTTTGGAGATAACAATAATATCAACAGCCAG ATCACCATGTACCTGTTGTCACGCCTCCTGTTTGCCCTGTGCCGCCTGGGAGTGGAGAAGGGCTACATTCCTGAACCTAAGTGGGACCCATTCCCACTGTTCACCGCAGTAATGTGGGGGCTGGTGCTGTGGCTCTTCGAGTACCACCGGTCCACACTGCAGCCCTCGCTGCAGTCCTCCATGACTTACTTGTATGAGGACAGCAATGTGTGGCACGACATCTCAGATTTCCTCATCTACAACAAGAGACGTCCCTCAAAGTAA